One Festucalex cinctus isolate MCC-2025b chromosome 3, RoL_Fcin_1.0, whole genome shotgun sequence DNA window includes the following coding sequences:
- the ccdc77 gene encoding coiled-coil domain-containing protein 77 isoform X1: MGSPQKPSMVHRSRVYGPNSGKESDSPLPPINERLAHLRPSRELLEFSKEKVAQFDGEHGQLLKRLEKYKSIIEDQHKLLGDLRQREGEVTELQNALSDMQVYLYQEREQSLRLHAENDRLKIRELEDRKKIQHLLSMVGTDDGETTYFLREPPHKVAIKQKKEELGDNLNLRPTSLKPTVTSKAETAKKAKFADMGTGDNLEKYKTDIHTLTLQVDALQAQMEEQTRLAREQVESLQEDRQMKKDEAQAERKRFECHITALTDKLQRTQNLLYESTKDFLKLKYETKTQEKKWMLEKDRILGDLSTCPKKGGVGAGRMRQAVSYGSPTQLRPQAQMDLRQKHKEEVKAMQEEIKQAHRMAEMYREQCVALESELAQAREQGEVGREIFKERSEKVSERLKLMTQRYEALGRRRTLEVEGFKTDLRQLRQKLKDVEKKLVQVTRNVGPNQDLAILQEVRESNTRTKKVQNELMTLKAKIFGLENELRSC, translated from the exons ATGGGATCTCCCCAAAAACCTTCAATGGTGCAcag ATCCAGGGTCTATGGGCCTAATTCTGGTAAGGAATCAGACTCCCCACTTCCCCCCATTAATGAGCGGTTGGCGCACCTTCGTCCCTCCAGGGAACTGTTGGAGTTCTCCAAGGAGAAGGTTGCCCAGTTTGATGGGGAGCATGGGCAGCTGCTGAAGAGGTTGGAAAAGTACAAGAGCATAATAGAGGACCAG CATAAGCTACTGGGTGACTTGCGGCAGCGTGAAGGAGAGGTTACAGAGCTTCAGAATGCACTGAGTGACATGCAGGTTTACCTCTACCAAGAAAGAGAACAGTCTTTGCGGCTTCATGCAGAAAATGACAGACTGAAAATCAG AGAGCTGGAGGACAGAAAGAAAATTCAACACCTTCTTTCAATGGTGGGTACCGATGACGGAGAGACCACATATTTCCTGCGGGAGCCTCCTCACAAG GTGGCGATCAAACAAAAGAAGGAAGAGTTGGGGGATAATCTCAATCTGAGGCCAACAAGTTTAAAACCCACTGTGACCAGTAAAG CAGAGACAGCTAAGAAAGCAAAATTTGCAGATATGGGAACGGGCGATAATTTGGAAAAATATAAGACAGACATTCATACTTTAACACTACAG GTGGATGCTCTGCAGGCCCAGATGGAGGAACAAACCCGACTGGCCAGAGAGCAGGTTGAGTCACTCCAGGAGGACCGACAGATGAAAAAGGACGAGGCACAAGCTGAAaggaaaagatttgagtgccacATCACCGCTTTGACAGACAA GCTGCAGCGAACGCAGAACCTGCTCTACGAAAGCACAAAAGATTTCTTAAAGCTAAAATATGAAACAAAGACTCAGGAGAAGAAATGGATGTTGGAGAAGGACCGCATCCTCGGCGATCTGAGCACGTGTCCCAAAAAAGGAGGTGTGGGGGCGGGGCGAATGCGGCAAGCTGTTAGCTACGGCAGTCCAACTCAGCTCAGACCGCAGGCTCAGATGGACTTAAGGCAAAAACATAAGGAAGAAGTAAAG GCAATGCAGGAGGAAATAAAGCAAGCCCACCGTATGGCAGAGATGTACAGGGAGCAGTGTGTTGCCTTGGAATCAGAATTGGCCCAGGCTAGGGAGCAGGGGGAGGTTGGCAGGGAAATATTTAAG GAACGTTCGGAAAAAGTGTCTGAACGTCTTAAGCTGATGACTCAGCGTTATGAGGCGCTGGGGAGGAGGAGAACTTTGGAAGTGGAGGGCTTCAAGACTGACCTCAGGCAACTTAGGCAAAAACTCaaagatgtggaaaaaaagcttGTACAG gTAACGCGTAATGTTGGGCCCAACCAGGACTTAGCTATTCTGCAAGAGGTCCGCGAGAGCAATACGAGGACAAAGAAGGTCCAGAATGAGCTGATGACGTTAAAGGCCAAGATATTTGGACTGGAAAATGAGCTAAGAAGTTGCTGA
- the ccdc77 gene encoding coiled-coil domain-containing protein 77 isoform X2: protein MGSPQKPSMVHRELLEFSKEKVAQFDGEHGQLLKRLEKYKSIIEDQHKLLGDLRQREGEVTELQNALSDMQVYLYQEREQSLRLHAENDRLKIRELEDRKKIQHLLSMVGTDDGETTYFLREPPHKVAIKQKKEELGDNLNLRPTSLKPTVTSKAETAKKAKFADMGTGDNLEKYKTDIHTLTLQVDALQAQMEEQTRLAREQVESLQEDRQMKKDEAQAERKRFECHITALTDKLQRTQNLLYESTKDFLKLKYETKTQEKKWMLEKDRILGDLSTCPKKGGVGAGRMRQAVSYGSPTQLRPQAQMDLRQKHKEEVKAMQEEIKQAHRMAEMYREQCVALESELAQAREQGEVGREIFKERSEKVSERLKLMTQRYEALGRRRTLEVEGFKTDLRQLRQKLKDVEKKLVQVTRNVGPNQDLAILQEVRESNTRTKKVQNELMTLKAKIFGLENELRSC, encoded by the exons ATGGGATCTCCCCAAAAACCTTCAATGGTGCAcag GGAACTGTTGGAGTTCTCCAAGGAGAAGGTTGCCCAGTTTGATGGGGAGCATGGGCAGCTGCTGAAGAGGTTGGAAAAGTACAAGAGCATAATAGAGGACCAG CATAAGCTACTGGGTGACTTGCGGCAGCGTGAAGGAGAGGTTACAGAGCTTCAGAATGCACTGAGTGACATGCAGGTTTACCTCTACCAAGAAAGAGAACAGTCTTTGCGGCTTCATGCAGAAAATGACAGACTGAAAATCAG AGAGCTGGAGGACAGAAAGAAAATTCAACACCTTCTTTCAATGGTGGGTACCGATGACGGAGAGACCACATATTTCCTGCGGGAGCCTCCTCACAAG GTGGCGATCAAACAAAAGAAGGAAGAGTTGGGGGATAATCTCAATCTGAGGCCAACAAGTTTAAAACCCACTGTGACCAGTAAAG CAGAGACAGCTAAGAAAGCAAAATTTGCAGATATGGGAACGGGCGATAATTTGGAAAAATATAAGACAGACATTCATACTTTAACACTACAG GTGGATGCTCTGCAGGCCCAGATGGAGGAACAAACCCGACTGGCCAGAGAGCAGGTTGAGTCACTCCAGGAGGACCGACAGATGAAAAAGGACGAGGCACAAGCTGAAaggaaaagatttgagtgccacATCACCGCTTTGACAGACAA GCTGCAGCGAACGCAGAACCTGCTCTACGAAAGCACAAAAGATTTCTTAAAGCTAAAATATGAAACAAAGACTCAGGAGAAGAAATGGATGTTGGAGAAGGACCGCATCCTCGGCGATCTGAGCACGTGTCCCAAAAAAGGAGGTGTGGGGGCGGGGCGAATGCGGCAAGCTGTTAGCTACGGCAGTCCAACTCAGCTCAGACCGCAGGCTCAGATGGACTTAAGGCAAAAACATAAGGAAGAAGTAAAG GCAATGCAGGAGGAAATAAAGCAAGCCCACCGTATGGCAGAGATGTACAGGGAGCAGTGTGTTGCCTTGGAATCAGAATTGGCCCAGGCTAGGGAGCAGGGGGAGGTTGGCAGGGAAATATTTAAG GAACGTTCGGAAAAAGTGTCTGAACGTCTTAAGCTGATGACTCAGCGTTATGAGGCGCTGGGGAGGAGGAGAACTTTGGAAGTGGAGGGCTTCAAGACTGACCTCAGGCAACTTAGGCAAAAACTCaaagatgtggaaaaaaagcttGTACAG gTAACGCGTAATGTTGGGCCCAACCAGGACTTAGCTATTCTGCAAGAGGTCCGCGAGAGCAATACGAGGACAAAGAAGGTCCAGAATGAGCTGATGACGTTAAAGGCCAAGATATTTGGACTGGAAAATGAGCTAAGAAGTTGCTGA
- the hdhd5 gene encoding haloacid dehalogenase-like hydrolase domain-containing 5, translated as MLHFNTLVMQRLRCLKSAWKLFQSSSEGAARRYYSHPSPQGSFGLLFDIDGVLVRGRTPIPAAKQCFKNLVDHQGKYKVPVVFVTNAGNCMRQTKAEHLSHLLEVDVSPDQVMLSHSPLRMFTHFHQMCVLVSGQGPVEEVAHMLGFKNVVTIDDLREGYPLLDIVDHNRRPKDSIPPTKGLQPIDAVILFGEPIRWETNLQLIVDVLLTSGKPDRNWNSVQYPHIPVLACNMDLLWMAEAKNPRFGHGMFLVCLESLYKKVTGYDLKYEALIGKPSVVTYNYAELLVRQQAERLGWTTPVKRLYAIGDNPMADIYGANLYNRYLQSAQYSQAQKRANQSGACAQAVDQAPKMTSSELGGAPNVFGSGSDLPEACHSILVCTGVYSKEEELPPDTRHTVTEQRIFHGHRDFRFDPSLTQPSYVVQDVKDAVELVFQQEGWPQE; from the exons ATGTTGCATTTCAATACATTAGTAATGCAGCGATTAAGATGTTTGAAAAGTGCATGGAAACTGTTTCAATCAAGCAGCGAAGGAGCAGCAAGAAGATACTACAGCCAT CCGTCTCCTCAGGGCTCATTTGGTCTCCTCTTCGACATCGATGGCGTGCTAGTGCGCGGACGAACGCCCATCCCTGCGGCAAAGCAGTGTTTCAAGAACCTCGTGGACCATCAGGGCAAATACAAAGTGCCCGTGGTGTTTGTCACCAATGCTGGAAACTGCATGCGGCAGACGAAAGCTGAGCATCTTTCACATCTGCTTGAAGTGGAT GTGTCACCAGACCAGGTGATGCTGTCCCACAGTCCTTTGCGAATGTTCACACACTTTCACCAAATGTGTGTGCTGGTGTCAGGACAGGGTCCTGTTGAAGAGGTTGCTCACAT GTTGGGCTTCAAGAATGTTGTCACCATTGATGATCTGAGAGAGGGCTATCCTCTTCTTGATATAGTGGATCACAACAGAAGACCCAAAGACAGT ATTCCTCCCACTAAAGGTTTACAGCCAATAGATG CTGTCATCCTATTTGGCGAGCCAATCAGATGGGAGACCAACCTCCAGCTGATTGTTGATGTCCTTCTAACCAGCGGGAAGCCGGACAGAAATTGGAATTCTGTGCAGTATCCTCACATTCCGGTGCTGGCCTGTAACATGGACCTGCTATGGATGGCTGAGGCCAAGAATCCcag GTTTGGTCATGGTATGTTCCTGGTATGCTTGGAGAGCCTTTACAAGAAAGTGACAGGTTATGACCTCAAGTATGAGGCTCTGATTGGTAAACCCAGCGTAGTGACTTACAATTATGCAGAACTGCTGGTCAGGCAACAAGCTGAGAGACTTGGATGGACCACACCCGTGAAGAGGCTGTACGCGATAGG TGATAACCCTATGGCCGACATATATGGCGCCAATCTCTACAACCGTTACCTCCAATCCGCTCAGTATTCTCAGGCCCAGAAGCGAGCGAACCAAAGTGGAGCATGCGCTCAAGCCGTTGACCAGGCCCCTAAAATGACATCGAGCGAGCTTGGCGGCGCACCAAACGTGTTCGGCTCCGGCTCGGATCTCCCGGAGGCATGCCACTCCATTCTGGTGTGTACAGGAGTGTACAGCAAAGAGGAGGAGCTGCCGCCGGACACGAGGCACACGGTGACCGAGCAGCGCATCTTTCACGGCCACAGGGACTTTCGCTTTGACCCCAGCCTCACGCAGCCGTCCTACGTGGTGCAGGATGTCAAAGATGCCGTCGAGTTAGTGTTTCAGCAGGAGGGATGGCCCCAGGAATAA
- the ccdc34 gene encoding coiled-coil domain-containing protein 34, giving the protein MSGWWLPSAPGFAPEDFSSTPLKPNERKKVHVSECLAGDDVLPEDDDTYSLLSPIYRDSYESDEGDELSTTHQTPRCELQKTPSGLIEPESFSPWVIWLVNKAKEDQLKMKKKTEEARLLKEKKEQEEMERIQKKIIEEKKIREWQQLKREQERHNQLLKISKEEAEVRRQQERQRETEQKAQQKYKDWLQKKNQERIEKEKKQKEEASLRDEEEKERRRKAEENFEEWLAKNNEKWKASPKPPHHSSPCRLYPPPSFYNPIPWRPIHMPPPETPPENTPSKKPQKQRRGQQSSELRLTNRTHR; this is encoded by the exons ATGTCTGGTTGGTGGCTGCCGAGCGCACCAGGGTTTGCGCCCGAGGACTTCAGCTCGACTCCTCTCAAGCCAAATGAGCGAAAAAAGGTTCACGTTTCGGAATGCCTGGCGGGCGACGACGTACTCCCCGAGGACGACGACACGTACTCTCTGCTGTCCCCCATCTACCGTGATAGTTACGAAAGTGATGAAGGCGACGAGCTCAGTACAACTCATCAAACGCCCAG ATGTGAGCTACAGAAAACCCCCTCAGGTCTGATAGAACCCGAGTCCTTCAGTCCATGGGTAATATGGCTTGTAAACAAAGCAAAAGAAGACCagcttaaaatgaaaaagaaaacagaggAG GCACGTTtactaaaggaaaaaaaagaacaagaagaaaTGGAACGTATACAGAAAAAGATCATAGAGGAAAAAAAGATCAGAGAATGGCAGCAGCTTAAAAGAGAACAG GAGAGACATAATCAGCTTCTGAAAATCAGCAAAGAAGAAGCAGAGGTGCGGCGTCAACAGGAAAGACAAAGAGAAACAGAACAGAAAGCTCAGCAGAAATACAAAGACTGGCTGCAGAAAAAGAACCAAGAGAGGATAGAGaaggaaaagaaacaaaaa GAGGAAGCAAGTCTGAGGGACGAAGAAGAGAAGGAGCGGCGGAGGAAGGCAGAGGAGAACTTTGAGGAATGGCTGGCAAAAAACAACGAGAAATGGAAAGCAAGTCCAAAACCACCTCATCATTCAA GTCCCTGCAGATTGTACCCACCACCCAGTTTTTACAACCCAATCCCATGGAGGCCCATTCACATGCCCCCTCCGGAAACACCTCCCGAAAACACGCCAAGCAAGAAGCCTCAGAAACAAAGAAGAGGACAGCAAAGCTCAGAATTAAGACTCACAAACAGGACACATAGATGA
- the slc15a5 gene encoding LOW QUALITY PROTEIN: solute carrier family 15 member 5 (The sequence of the model RefSeq protein was modified relative to this genomic sequence to represent the inferred CDS: substituted 1 base at 1 genomic stop codon) → MSTQPCPWPQLLFSXKVYTSHSELCKSTDSIHLKREPGHQFAGGMVAGEVQRLPEGQHHLRWRSKTSRTDRTASPSGRKKLQVIICVLLVELFERFTFFGIVCNMILFCTVKLGYDNYLAATVNLCFIGASTLTPVLVGWFAETWLGRTKVLYLCALLHFFGTAMLPVVAFPFEDFYIDTHHMSHTLEPQEQQALFYTGLLAAVLGIGGIRAILCPLGAYSLQSYNQYQLLGFFNWFYWLVNLNSTVVFLGIAYIQQSVAKNLAFLIPFTSALLALIAIHMMRNKLTYKPKKGGSLLTTLGVFLNSFKMCCLHYRHLSGDVPSWLDRAKENNGGRYSETHVENVKVLAKLFPLYGLQLIYRACVTQIPSGYYIQTMNSNLHLSDVLLPIGTMNVISILPLLMLAPLMECVNSFSLSMAKTPLAPTRVITLGHACAALSVLVAGLSELHRKGFPLVEQTLSGKVLQVSSMPCFQLAPQYILLGLAEALVTPACSLISFQLTPGHIRGISLHFLTLSYGGGCFLGAICIQMVYFMSGGSFYPSVLHDGNLERFFFLMATLMTINTLVYWSISHRYMDLSVRGKALTISPLTEKLLQYKACLRYYDTMDLSCTNNSYDSII, encoded by the exons ATGTCCACTCAGCCCTGCCCCTGGCCTCAGCTGCTCTTTTCCTAGAAGGTCTACACTTCGCATTCAGAGCTTTGCAAATCCACAGACAGCATCCATCTCAAGAGGGAGCCTGGTCACCAGTTTGCAGGAGGCATGGTGGCAGGAGAAGTTCAGAGACTGCCCGAGGGCCAGCACCACCTGAGGTGGCGCTCCAAGACATCACGTACAGACCGGACAGCATCACCCAGCGGCCGCAAGAAGCTCCAAGTCATCATTTGTGTTCTGCTGGTGGAGCTATTTGAAAGATTCACATTTTTCGGCATTGTATGCAACATGATTCTCTTTTGCACCGTAAAGCTCGGCTATGACAACTACTTGGCCGCAACGGTGAACTTGTGCTTCATCGGAGCCAGCACGCTCACGCCGGTGCTGGTTGGCTGGTTTGCTGAAACCTGGCTAGGAAGAACCAAAGTGCTCTACTTGTGCGCTTTGCTCCATTTCTTTG GCACGGCCATGTTACCAGTGGTAGCATTCCCTTTTGAAGATTTCTACATTGACACTCATCATATGAGTCATACGTTAGAACCTCAAGAGCAGCAGGCCCTGTTCTACACGGGCCTGCTGGCTGCTGTGTTGGGCATTGGCGGCATCCGGGCCATTCTTTGTCCCTTGGGAGCATACAGTCTGCAGAGCTACAATCAGTACCAGCTACTGGGCTTCTTCAACTG GTTCTACTGGCTGGTCAACCTGAATTCCACTGTTGTGTTTCTGGGTATTGCTTACATCCAGCAATCTGTGGCCAAAAATCTGGCTTTCCTAATCCCCTTCACGTCTGCACTGCTGGCACTCATTGCCATACACATGATGCGCAACAAACTCACCTACAAACCCAAGAAag GCGGATCCTTATTGACCACTCTTGGCGTTTTCTTAAACTCCTTCAAGATGTGCTGCCTTCACTACCGCCACCTCAGTGGAGATGTGCCATCTTGGTTGGACCGAGCCAAGGAGAACAATGGCGGCCGGTACAGCGAGACTCACGTTGAGAACGTCAAAGTCTTGGCCAAGCTCTTCCCTCTTTATGGACTCCAACTGATATACAGAGCCTGTGTCACTCAG ATCCCTTCTGGATACTATATACAGACGATGAACTCCAACCTTCACCTGAGTGACGTCCTGTTGCCCATCGGCACGATGAACGTGATCAGCATTTTACCCCTGCTCATGTTGGCCCCGCTGATGGAGTGTGTGAACAGCTTCTCTCTCTCCATGGCAAAAACTCCGCTGGCTCCCACAAGAGTGATCA CTCTGGGACATGCATGTGCAGCTCTGTCCGTCCTGGTGGCTGGTTTATCGGAACTGCACAGGAAGGGTTTCCCCCTGGTGGAGCAAACCCTCTCCGGGAAGGTTCTGCAAGTATCGTCCATGCCGTGTTTCCAGCTGGCGCCGCAGTACATCCTACTTGGGCTGGCTGAGGCTCTGGTCACTCCAGCAT GTTCCCTCATCTCTTTCCAGCTGACTCCTGGGCACATCCGAGGAATTTCCCTCCACTTTCTCACACTGTCCTACGGAGGAGGCTGCTTCTTAGGAGCTATCTGCATTCAGATGGTCTACTTCATGTCTGGAG GTTCCTTTTACCCAAGCGTCCTGCATGATGGAAATTTGGAGAGATTCTTTTTCCTCATGGCCACACTGATGACAATAAATACTTTGGTGTATTGGAGTATATCTCACAG GTACATGGATCTGAGTGTGCGGGGTAAAGCGCTGACTATCAGCCCACTAACGGAGAAGCTTCTTCAGTACAAAGCTTGCCTGCGGTACTATGACACAATGGACCTCTCGTGCACAAACAATTCTTATGATTCCATCATCTGA
- the tmem17 gene encoding transmembrane protein 17B: MDIPDTIRRRLEEFSRNVFVDQSQSPTKDCYTSSAHDKRVLSSLPLQMSLFFNMWFFPLWWISEIVMLHFKYSALPEYYKFILVTVLILMTVIEAIRLYLGYVGNLREKVAELAGFWLLSILLQLPQILFQLFNEAILVQPLERGIHIVLVLFIITQAVAGFVALRNLVRHTESQFHLRQFD; the protein is encoded by the exons ATGGACATACCAGACACCATAAGAAGACGTTTGGAGGAGTTTTCTCGTAATGTCTTTGTGGACCAGAGTCAATCTCCAACGAAAGATTGCTACACGTCGTCAGCACACG acaagCGCGTTCTGTCAAGTCTACCCCTCCAGATGTCTCTGTTCTTTAACATGTGGTTCTTCCCCCTGTGGTGGATCAGTGAGATTGTCATGCTGCACTTCAAA tATTCTGCTTTGCCAGAGTACTACAAGTTCATCCTCGTGACTGTCCTCATCCTGATGACTGTGATTGAGGCCATCAGGCTTTATCTTGGCTATGTGGGGAACCTGCGTGAAAAG GTGGCAGAGTTGGCTGGATTTTGGCTGCTGAGCATCTTGCTACAGTTGCCACAAatcctcttccagcttttcaatgAGGCCATTCTCGTACAGCCCCTCGAGAGAGGCATCCACATCGTTTTAGTGCTTTTCATCATCACTCAG GCTGTTGCTGGTTTTGTGGCTCTTCGGAACTTGGTCAGACATACAGAAAGTCAATTCCATCTCCGCCAGTTCGACTGA